A single genomic interval of Nerophis ophidion isolate RoL-2023_Sa linkage group LG11, RoL_Noph_v1.0, whole genome shotgun sequence harbors:
- the acbd7 gene encoding acyl-CoA-binding domain-containing protein 7: MTSVADFEKAAEDVKNLKTRPSDQELLDLYGLYKQAVVGDVNTDRPGLFDMKGKAKWDAWDSKKGMSKDDAMAAYTKLAKEIISKYGM; the protein is encoded by the exons ATGACCTCTGTG GCAGACTTTGAGAAGGCAGCAGAGGATGTCAAGAACTTGAAAACACGACCATCAGACCAGGAGTTGCTGGACCTTTACGGCCTGTATAAGCAAGCGGTCGTAGGAGACGTTAACACCG ATAGACCAGGATTGTTTGACATGAAAGGGAAAGCCAAGTGGGACGCCTGGGACTCCAAGAAAG GCATGTCTAAGGATGACGCCATGGCAGCCTATACCAAGCTTGCAAAGGAAATCATCAGCAAATATGGCATGTAA